The following is a genomic window from Mustela erminea isolate mMusErm1 chromosome 2, mMusErm1.Pri, whole genome shotgun sequence.
aaatgagcattcTGGcttctgtgttaaaaaaaaaaaaagttgtgtatgGTGGAGTACAGGATGCAGGTTTGGGGGGACATTATGTGATGAAGCAAGGAAACTGGTGAGAAAGTTTTTATAGTAACCCCAGTGAGAGTATGGTGATTCAGATCATGGTGGGAAAGATAAAAGGATGTGAAAAAAagatcatgaattttttttatcatgaatatattttaaggaaagattCAACAGAATCGGCCAAACAATTAAACTAATTTGTAAGGTACATACGTGTGTATTCCCACTAAGGGATACCTAATGTAAATCATCAAGCCAGAAAAACACATGCATTATTAATTCTACTTTCAAATATCTATGATTCATAATCTCCTATAACCTATACCCACTGCTACTGTCTTGCTTCTAGGCACTATAATGAGTACTTTCAAcaactttttaaaggtttcaaatgtattttatttcttcaattatgCTATATTTAATGAGCAGCAGAGGGCTTAAGTGACAAGttaattttgaaacaattttgtATTACAGTAACTTTGATGGTTACTCATCATTCCATTCTTTTGGGGTGACTCTGCCGACTGGAGACAGGTTCCATTCTATTCCAATCTGTGTGGCCGTGAACACCCATGCAACAACACAGAAAGCCGTCCCACTGGCTAATACAGTGTTACCGTATCTATCATGGAAATCTTGAGAATGATTTCTGTGACTCTGCCTTGACATGAGTTGTTGAATGCTTCGAATCTTGAACTGATTCAGTGCATTTCTGGTCAAGGGAAACATGATGAAGGTGTGACAGGACTGCCGCGGATTACAGCTGCTGGTCTATTGCCTTGCAAAGAgacctggaaaaacaaaaagataagcaATGACATCTGATCTACATTCAGTTTCTCCCTTTGACTGCTTCACTCACACCACTCCTTAGAGTGTGACCAGTCATATAACTTTGCTACCATAATGCCCGGATTTGAGTCTCAGCTCTGCTACTGATTAGCTGTGTGAAACTgggcagttacttaacctctctttgCCTTAGATTCTTCAATGGCAAACTGAGACAATAATCCCCAGCTCCAAAGAATGCTGTGTAACAGTATATGAGTGGGTCTTACTGGTTCACTTGCTTCAAGTTACCACATTCGTAATTTGTGGATCTAAGATCCATGATGTGTAACAGAACTATTTACTTTCTTTGAGATTTGCAGACCGCTGGCCTTGAGGAGTAAAGGACTAGAGCTTTCCTAGGTCACAGAAGCCAGTAAGTCTGTTTGAAACCACCTCAGCTTTCTGATTAGTCTGGCAGTTCTTTagcacaaaaattttattttcttttttagtcacACTGATGACTTTACGGACCTCCCTTTGTGCATCTGTAGACCGTGCCTTTCTTTTCAGAGAGAACAGAGCACTCCAGCACATCCCAAAACAAGAACCAGA
Proteins encoded in this region:
- the LOC116585046 gene encoding cytochrome c oxidase subunit 7B2, mitochondrial → MFPLTRNALNQFKIRSIQQLMSRQSHRNHSQDFHDRYGNTVLASGTAFCVVAWVFTATQIGIEWNLSPVGRVTPKEWNDE